The genomic stretch TGCAGATTGCGAGAGTCAGGCAAAAGCACAGCACAGGCAGTGTGAAAACAGCCATTGTGATTAAATCGGCTGATTTTTCATGGGAAGAGAATTTATCAAAGCCAACTCTGAGAAACATAGATTTAGAGGTTAGTCATGGTGAAAAGGTGGCTATATGTGGAGAGGTTGGGTCAGGGAAATCTACTCTTTTGGCAGCTATTCTTGGTGAAGTTACAAACACTAGAGGCGATGTAAGTTTTATGTCTTCAGCATTGAAACATATGCTTTTCGTTCTGATATATTTATATCCCATCTAGATTAATTACTTTAATCTACATCTCACTCATATTATCATCACCACTTTAATTGTTGGATTTACAGATTCAAGTTTATGGGAAGATTGCCTATGTTTCTCAAACAACATGGATCCAAACAGGCACAATACAAGACAATATTTTATTTGGCTCTCTTATGGACAATCAAAGATACCGTGAAACACTTGAGAGATGTTCACTAATCAAGGACCTGGAATTACTTCCTTATGGTGATCTGACTGAAATCGGGGAGAGGGGAGTAAATCTGAGTGGTGGCCAGAAACAAAGAATCCAACTTGCTCGCGCTCTTTATCAGAatgctgatatatatctcttggATGATCCATTCAGTGCCGTTGATGCACATACTGCTTCAAGCTTGTTTAATGTAATCATATGTACTTTCCATCAATCGCAGCctctttattatttctttttttattgtgCTTAAAGGTGAAAGAATCTTTATTTGTTTGCAGGAATATGTCATGGAAGCTCTTTCAGACAAAATAGTCCTACTTGTGACTCACCAAGTTGATTTCCTTCCTGGATTTGATTCTGTACTGGTTAGTCTAATTCTAGCTCCAATAACATTACTGATAGCCATGTATAGTAATTGACATTAATTTCAGGTCAtctatattgtttttttttctttgacaGTTAATGTCTGATGGAGAAATTTTACAATCAGCTCCTTACAATGAGTTATTGTCAACAAGCCAAGAGTTTCAAGACCTTGTAAATGCGCACAAAGAGACTGCTGGTTCTGAAAGGCTGGCACAAGTGACACCTTCTGAGAAGCATTTAACGTATGTGAAGGAGATTAAAAAGAGCTTCACAGAGAAACAATACAAAGCATCTAATGGAGATCAGTTGATTAAGCTTGAAGAAAGAGAAACAGGTGACACAGGATTCAAGCCTTACAAGCAATATCTGAATCAAAACAAAGGATACATCTATTTCTCCCTCGGCTTTGTTGCGCACTTTGTATTTGTGATTAGTCTGATCTTGCAGAACTCTTGGTTGGCTGCTAATGTTGATAATACAAGAATCAGCACATTGAAGTTAATTGTAGTGTACTTGATTATTGGAATTTCCTCAACAATTGTTATGCTTTTAAGATCAGTTACTGTAGTTTATATGGGGATTGAATCATCAAAATCTCTTTTTTCGCAACTGTTAAATTCCCTTTTTCGATCACCAATGGCCTTTTACGACTCCACACCTCTGGGAAGGATACTTAGTCGGGTATGCATCTGAAACAGTAGATAAGGTTGATACCTAGAACTTTTTTGATGAAACTAAAACTCCTATGATCTTTTGCTTCTATATAGGTTTCAGCTGACTTGAGTATAGTCGATTTGGATGTCCCATTTAACTTATTCATTACTGTTGGGGCCACCATGAATGCAGTTGCTAATCTTGGAGTATTGGCTGTTATCACATGGCAAGTCTTGTTCGTCTCGTTACCAACAGTTTATCTGACTTATCGATTACAGGTAATAAATATTTAAGCAGTCTTTTTTCGAAAAGAAAACTCATCTTTCATATCTGAATAGTCACATGTTTTTTAATCGACTTCTTaaatagagcattcaacatgttATGCTGATTTTAACAAGAAAATTACTCTTAATGAACAGAGCTATTACTTTTCCACTGCTAAAGAATTAATGCGCATCAACGGTACAACCAAGTCCTTGGTAGCAAACCATATTGCTGAGTCTGTAGCAGGAGCTACTACAATTAGGGCCTTTGAAGAGGAAGAACGCTTCTTTTCGAAGAACTTACAACTTGTTGACATAAATGCTAGCCCTTTTTTCCATAGTTTTGCAGCAAATGAATGGTTAATTCAACGGTTGGAAACACTCAGTGCTACAGTTCTTGCTTCTGCAGCATTATGCATGGTCCTTCTTCCCCCTAATACTTTTAGCTCAGGTTAGTAGTACTCATCAACTTTTCTTTTTCCACCCCCTTTTACTGTCATTTGGTATTTGAAAAGTTACAAACAAGTGCTCTTGTGTTACTGCAGGGTTTATTGGGATGGCACTCTCTTATGGCCTCTCACTGAACAATTCTCTTGTAAATTCTATTCAAAACCAATGCACTACCGCAAATTACATCATTTCAGTGGAAAGGCTAAACCAGTACATGTACATACCTAGTGAAGCACCTGAAGTGATTGAACAAAATCGGCCACCAGCCAATTGGCCCCATGTTGGTAAAGTAGAGATACATGATTTGCAGGTAAAAAAAACATTTCTTTCATTTAATATGAAAACTGTTCTCTTTCATACCTTGTGGAACTTATATTAGTATGGTGATAATAATAATATACTGATGTCAAAAAACAGATCAGATATAGAGCCAACTCCCCACTTGTTCTTCGTGGCATCAGTTGCACATTTGAAGGAGGGCACAAGATTGGTATAGTTGGTAGAACCGGCAGTGGAAAAACCACTTTAATTGGCGCATTATTTCGCCTAGTAGAGCCTACCAGAGGGAATATTATAGTTGATGGTATTGAAATCTCAACGATTGGACTTCATGATTTGAGGTCACGCTTTGGTGTAATACCTCAAGATCCTACTCTATTTAATGGGACTGTCAGATACAATTTGGACCCCTTATCTCAACATTCTGACAGCGAAATATGGGAGGTAATTAAAGTTTGTGGTTTTTGTCTTTGAGAAGTTTTCTTGGCTATATTTTTAGGTGTTAATAATactatgtttttgaatttcaagGTTCTTGGAAAGTGTCAGCTTAGAGAAACTGTTCAAGAGAAAGAAGATGGTTTGGACTCTTTAGGTAATGACACTGTATTCTTATGTAAGTAAGCAATAAAAGATGATACGTTGTTGTTGTGATTACCAGTAATGAGTGTTGGTGTTGGTATGTTGTTCAGTTATGGATTATGGCTCAAATTGGAGTATGGGACAAAGACAACTGTTCTGTTTGGGGAGAGCATTGCTGAGGAGAAGTAGGGTATTGGTGCTTGATGAAGCAACTGCTTCCATAGACAATGCAACCGATATGATTCTACAGAAAACAATCAGAACTGAGTTTGTAGAATGTACTGTGATCACAGTTGCTCATAGGATACCAACTGTGATGGATTGCACCATGGTTCTTGCCATGAGTGATGGTAACTTTTCATTGCTTTCTTCATTGATATtaaattaataagaaaataaagAGAACCCTTTGTCTGATGAAAGTAAATCATTCATTTTCAGGGCAAATAGTGGAGTATGATGAGCCAATGAAGTTGATGAAGAAAGAAGGGTCACTTTTTGGAAAGCTGGTGAAGGAATATTGGTCCCATATGCAGTCTGCTGAGTCACATTGATAACAACATCAACTTCTGCTGTAGTATGATCTTTATAATGAGACTACACGTGTCCGAGGCCTTGAAATCCATGATCTTATGAATGATTGGATGAAAGAGCTTGTGACGTGACTAGTGGGACTAGGTGATTCTTCACAGATCACTAAAGCTCTTAATGATACCAGGGTACTGTGGGAAATTAATCCAATTGTTCAGGGTATCTCACTTTTGATTACTAGAGTCCTTGGTTGTCATTTTTCTTTTCTGTCCAGAAAGTTTAATTTCTGCTCATAATTTAGCAAAATGGGCTCAGGCCGCTCATATTTCAGGGGAAATAGACTGTAGTTCAATCCCTGATTGTTTGAAAATCTACGTAATTTAAGTAATGACAAAGTGGGGGATTCTAGCGGGGAGGAGAATCTTTGGTTGATTGTTTTAAGGAATAAATCATTTGTATTTTAACGAGAGTTAATTAATGATCcgtaaataatttaatatttaattatacttttttttagaaggaattataattattatttagtATAAATAAAATTCTATAATCAACTCAATTTTAACAAATTAAGAACACAATCAAATATTGCCCGCTGGTATGTGGCTGTTGGTTCCTCCTTTTCTCAATATTGGCATGAGGACAATGTTAAAGAATTAGAATATTATTGTTTGAAAATTATAGAACTCTTATTTTGTTTTGAATGAGAATCTTGAAATAGATTCCTAAGAACAAGATCACAATATTTGATTGAAAATTGGAATCTTGTTCATTATTGTAacaaattaatttataaatttaaataaaaaataatccaacaattatttttaaaatagaaaaattcAAATTACCGCACTTGAAAGGGCTGACACTAAATCATTTGGGGCCCTAGGGAAAATAAAATCCATGGGTACAATTTTAATAAGTAGATTTTAATGTTTTTGagtattatttaatattttatactATATCACAACTTAACTTTCATCACAATTTTGGGTACTAGACTTTTGGGGACCCAAGGCACTAACTAGCCtagtgtaacatgccggccttgagggcatgttacaagctaggatggcacTCAGTCAAATGCGCACGTGAGGGAGCAGTCTGGTGAGCatgttgatgcctagtttgtacggcagtggcattttcgtaaatatcttcaatattgcccggaaatggacaggacttggtaggttccatattgaagggtcaatgaacgcaatggtacgaTCGAATTTGGGAGATTTGGAGAATTGGCGAGTTGAGagtcaaatatgtctcccaagcaaaaatcatatatgttcttggTAGAATGCTAAAAGcttagaaggctctttgtagggggagcacctggtgtcagctctccaccaccccctggcgcatgcgtcaagtgagctactactagtcaggaggactagtagggcaggcatatgaggaccacgaggggacttaTATGTCTCtgtgagtaggagtactcatggacattaccaggTCGCCCCGGTAGTGcatcgaagtgtgctgccagaggtttaagggtacggttcccttggcttgtcgggatgccgcttgcatggaacgtggctcAAACCTTTGAGAGATGTCGTGGCGCACCATGGCCatgaatctcgacacgagatggcacgggaagtcattcgtggaacttgttagcatgcaagcattggagggtgcactatgcttgagtaggacagaggtccagtgtgtgctactagtctggcagccagtctcgagggcctgccaacatgcatgatggtatggtgccttgaggattggaccatggacgtatggaagtccttggtctgtgacgtgagctaatcggatagtatcgaatggggcatgacgagaggtgttggcacgtcagcctggtgttggctcttggccacacatgctaccttgacttgcgaatgtttgggtgagcatcggtgttgggattttccttgccatagtgagaacctatggtcAGTATGAGTGTCTTGGCTGGATAGCCTTGATGcctgattgcactcatagatgcttgagagcatgacttaGCGAAAGTttttcgagagacggaagtgtgcagaggcacacggtcgcgtgAAAAATGTGCcaattgttattcgaatggttggaaggttgaccttggctcagaggagtcaagtgCCGCACGGgtatttccgctgtcaaaatgtcagccagTGACACTTAGCACGCCTTAGGCCAGGATTACCCTGCCTTGAATGGACACTAAGAGTTGGTGGATGATGTACATTTTAAGTGTGTGGTCATTGATCGAAGTCTCGAAGTGCTGGCCAATGGCCATGGCATCATCTAGACTAAAAATGACTT from Humulus lupulus chromosome 5, drHumLupu1.1, whole genome shotgun sequence encodes the following:
- the LOC133834611 gene encoding ABC transporter C family member 10-like encodes the protein MAETTWTMFCAESDCIGESCGSSFEFLNHPSSCTSHALIIFFNVVLLFMLLITMVKKSSSPRLDGVPSRFQALSTLQIVSAVVNGCLGLSFLFFGVWILEEKLRQTHTALPLNLWFQALFQSFTLLLIGLTVSIKVKQLPRTPVRLLTILATLFAGFACVLSLFAAVLNRQVTIKIALDVLSLPGAVLLLLCAYKSCKYEENDNDVIVQKGLYRPLNGEAKGKYDGENHDSVTPFARAGCFSKFSFWWLNSLMKKGRKETLKEEDVPKLREADRAENCYLMFLEQLEKQKRKDGFSSQPSLLKIIICCHWREILISGLFALLKILTLSAGPLLLNAFILVAEGHESFKYEGYVLAITLFFAKNIESVSQRQWYFRSRLIGLKVRSLLTAAVYKKQLQLSNSAKFVHSNGEIMNYVTVDAYRIGEFPFWFHQTWTTCLQLCLALVILIRAVGLATIAALVAIILTVACNAPVAKLQHQFQTKLMMAQDERLKVLTEALVNMKVLKLYAWENHFKNVVESLRKVELKWLSAVQLRRAYNIFLFWSSPILVSAATFGACYFLKVPLHANNVFTFVATLRLVQDPLTAIPDVIGVVIQAKVAFARIVKFLEAPELQIARVRQKHSTGSVKTAIVIKSADFSWEENLSKPTLRNIDLEVSHGEKVAICGEVGSGKSTLLAAILGEVTNTRGDIQVYGKIAYVSQTTWIQTGTIQDNILFGSLMDNQRYRETLERCSLIKDLELLPYGDLTEIGERGVNLSGGQKQRIQLARALYQNADIYLLDDPFSAVDAHTASSLFNEYVMEALSDKIVLLVTHQVDFLPGFDSVLLMSDGEILQSAPYNELLSTSQEFQDLVNAHKETAGSERLAQVTPSEKHLTYVKEIKKSFTEKQYKASNGDQLIKLEERETGDTGFKPYKQYLNQNKGYIYFSLGFVAHFVFVISLILQNSWLAANVDNTRISTLKLIVVYLIIGISSTIVMLLRSVTVVYMGIESSKSLFSQLLNSLFRSPMAFYDSTPLGRILSRVSADLSIVDLDVPFNLFITVGATMNAVANLGVLAVITWQVLFVSLPTVYLTYRLQSYYFSTAKELMRINGTTKSLVANHIAESVAGATTIRAFEEEERFFSKNLQLVDINASPFFHSFAANEWLIQRLETLSATVLASAALCMVLLPPNTFSSGFIGMALSYGLSLNNSLVNSIQNQCTTANYIISVERLNQYMYIPSEAPEVIEQNRPPANWPHVGKVEIHDLQIRYRANSPLVLRGISCTFEGGHKIGIVGRTGSGKTTLIGALFRLVEPTRGNIIVDGIEISTIGLHDLRSRFGVIPQDPTLFNGTVRYNLDPLSQHSDSEIWEVLGKCQLRETVQEKEDGLDSLVMDYGSNWSMGQRQLFCLGRALLRRSRVLVLDEATASIDNATDMILQKTIRTEFVECTVITVAHRIPTVMDCTMVLAMSDGQIVEYDEPMKLMKKEGSLFGKLVKEYWSHMQSAESH